The Arachis ipaensis cultivar K30076 chromosome B07, Araip1.1, whole genome shotgun sequence genome includes a window with the following:
- the LOC107606217 gene encoding flocculation protein FLO11 isoform X2, which produces MPEKSRKVPFTEQDSAKLLERYDATTVLTLLQELAHYPHAKIDWNELVKNTSTGISTAREYQMVWRHLAYRHALAENLEDGAQPLDDDSDLECELEVSPPVSAEAVSEAAACMKVMIASRTLSESTPSSSTIEAPLTITVPVCRGSGTPSGSSQSSKLMQGMNVIFPVTVQRQTLPTAPSTDGVETKGLGGGNMASKRKRKAWSEEEDIQLRAAVQRFGEGNWANMAKGDNFPIKRSPTQLAQRWSILRKKDGTANSGTIVTSTTYTTAEQLATRHSLSLALDMPFKKLTAPGTADQAKTSLTSKTQVQHNATATTIQSSLPPHQQSMLRGNPTPNPALKATAVAVGARVVSQSNIASQIKVAQARNAVPGTSISLAKPSTSAGMSSESEVQARTSSSVAHVPPQSVRIPSQSAPAPSQSTAPITSPSSCSSTVKAASSTVPVLPEKDKPVTPVVNKVPIKQEVNTTDELRNSKPSPAPKEMVQNDEKSTQDKSMNIPVKERVTSLVGSTRKEEVAEDKAVPKNQVKSEDDGNKGSHDLDKEKSKISINGRSQDQKMDEKQENLQN; this is translated from the exons ATGCCGGAGAAGTCCAGGAAGGTACCTTTCACGGAACAAGACTCAGCAAAGCTCCTAGAAAg GTATGATGCAACGACGGTGTTAACTTTGCTTCAGGAACTTGCGCACTATCCTCACGCGAAGATCGATTGGAATGAGTTGGTGAAGAATACATCAACTGGCATTTCCACCGCCAGAGAGTATCAGATGGTGTGGCGCCACTTGGCCTACCGTCATGCCCTTGCTGAAAATCTTGAAGATGGTGCTCAACCTCTG GATGATGATAGTGACCTAGAGTGCGAGCTGGAAGTATCGCCTCCAGTAAGTGCTGAAGCTGTGTCAGAGGCTGCAGCATGTATGAAG GTAATGATTGCTTCTCGTACgctgagtgaatcaacccctagtAGCTCAACGATTGAGGCTCCATTGACTATAACTGTTCCGGTTTGCCGTGGATCTGGAACTCCTAGTGGAAGTTCACAATCATCTAAATTGATGCAAGGGATGAATGTTATTTTTCCGGTTACTGTTCAGAGACAAACACTGCCAACTGCACCATCAACAGATGGTGTTGAGACCAAGGGATTAGGTGGTGGCAACATGGCTTCCAAAAGGAAGAGAAAAGCATGGTCAGAGGAAGAGGACATCCAGTTACGAGCAGCTGTTCAGAGATTTGGTGAAGGAAATTGGGCTAACATGGCCAAAGGAGATAACTTTCCTATTAAGAGAAGTCCTACTCAATTGGCTCAG AGGTGGAGCATTTTAAGAAAGAAAGATGGAACTGCCAATTCGGGAACCATCGTGACCAGCACAACTTATACTACTGCCGAACAACTGGCAACTCGTCATTCATTATCTTTAGCCCTTGATATGCCATTCAAGAAGTTAACTGCTCCTGGAACTGCTGATCAAG CTAAGACATCCTTAACAAGTAAAACTCAAGTGCAGCATAACGCTACAGCAACAACAATACAAAGTAGTTTACCACCACATCAGCAATCAATGCTCAGAGGTAATCCAACTCCAAATCCTGCATTGAAAGCTACTGCAGTTGCTGTTGGTGCCAGAGTTGTTTCTCAGTCAAACATTGCATCACAAATAAAGGTTGCACAAGCAAGAAATGCTGTGCCTGGAACAAGTATTTCATTGGCAAAACCATCCACTTCTGCTGGTATGTCTTCCGAATCGGAGGTACAAGCTCGCACTAGTTCAAGTGTTGCACATGTTCCCCCTCAGTCTGTACGCATTCCATCTCAGTCTGCACCTGCACCCTCCCAGTCAACTGCTCCTATCACATCTCCGTCATCGTGCTCTAGTACCGTTAAAGCCGCCTCTTCTACGGTGCCTGTATTGCCTGAGAAGGACAAACCCGTTACCCCTGTGGTTAACAAAGTTCCAATAAAGCAAGAAGTTAATACTACAGATGAATTGCGAAATTCAAAGCCTAGCCCGGCACCAAAAGAGATGGTTCAAAATGATGAGAAATCAACTCAAGACAAGAGCATGAATATTCCCGTTAAAGAGAGGGTTACTTCTCTTGTGGGAAGTACAAGAAAGGAGGAAGTAGCAGAAGATAAAGCAGTGCCAAAAAATCAAGTCAAGTCTGAAGATGATGGAAACAAGGGGAGCCATGATTTAGATAAAGAAAAGAGCAAAATTTCAATTAATGGAAGATCTCAGGATCAAAAGATGGATGAGAAGCAAGAAAATTTGCAGAACTAG
- the LOC107606217 gene encoding flocculation protein FLO11 isoform X1, whose translation MPEKSRKVPFTEQDSAKLLESRYDATTVLTLLQELAHYPHAKIDWNELVKNTSTGISTAREYQMVWRHLAYRHALAENLEDGAQPLDDDSDLECELEVSPPVSAEAVSEAAACMKVMIASRTLSESTPSSSTIEAPLTITVPVCRGSGTPSGSSQSSKLMQGMNVIFPVTVQRQTLPTAPSTDGVETKGLGGGNMASKRKRKAWSEEEDIQLRAAVQRFGEGNWANMAKGDNFPIKRSPTQLAQRWSILRKKDGTANSGTIVTSTTYTTAEQLATRHSLSLALDMPFKKLTAPGTADQAKTSLTSKTQVQHNATATTIQSSLPPHQQSMLRGNPTPNPALKATAVAVGARVVSQSNIASQIKVAQARNAVPGTSISLAKPSTSAGMSSESEVQARTSSSVAHVPPQSVRIPSQSAPAPSQSTAPITSPSSCSSTVKAASSTVPVLPEKDKPVTPVVNKVPIKQEVNTTDELRNSKPSPAPKEMVQNDEKSTQDKSMNIPVKERVTSLVGSTRKEEVAEDKAVPKNQVKSEDDGNKGSHDLDKEKSKISINGRSQDQKMDEKQENLQN comes from the exons ATGCCGGAGAAGTCCAGGAAGGTACCTTTCACGGAACAAGACTCAGCAAAGCTCCTAGAAAg CAGGTATGATGCAACGACGGTGTTAACTTTGCTTCAGGAACTTGCGCACTATCCTCACGCGAAGATCGATTGGAATGAGTTGGTGAAGAATACATCAACTGGCATTTCCACCGCCAGAGAGTATCAGATGGTGTGGCGCCACTTGGCCTACCGTCATGCCCTTGCTGAAAATCTTGAAGATGGTGCTCAACCTCTG GATGATGATAGTGACCTAGAGTGCGAGCTGGAAGTATCGCCTCCAGTAAGTGCTGAAGCTGTGTCAGAGGCTGCAGCATGTATGAAG GTAATGATTGCTTCTCGTACgctgagtgaatcaacccctagtAGCTCAACGATTGAGGCTCCATTGACTATAACTGTTCCGGTTTGCCGTGGATCTGGAACTCCTAGTGGAAGTTCACAATCATCTAAATTGATGCAAGGGATGAATGTTATTTTTCCGGTTACTGTTCAGAGACAAACACTGCCAACTGCACCATCAACAGATGGTGTTGAGACCAAGGGATTAGGTGGTGGCAACATGGCTTCCAAAAGGAAGAGAAAAGCATGGTCAGAGGAAGAGGACATCCAGTTACGAGCAGCTGTTCAGAGATTTGGTGAAGGAAATTGGGCTAACATGGCCAAAGGAGATAACTTTCCTATTAAGAGAAGTCCTACTCAATTGGCTCAG AGGTGGAGCATTTTAAGAAAGAAAGATGGAACTGCCAATTCGGGAACCATCGTGACCAGCACAACTTATACTACTGCCGAACAACTGGCAACTCGTCATTCATTATCTTTAGCCCTTGATATGCCATTCAAGAAGTTAACTGCTCCTGGAACTGCTGATCAAG CTAAGACATCCTTAACAAGTAAAACTCAAGTGCAGCATAACGCTACAGCAACAACAATACAAAGTAGTTTACCACCACATCAGCAATCAATGCTCAGAGGTAATCCAACTCCAAATCCTGCATTGAAAGCTACTGCAGTTGCTGTTGGTGCCAGAGTTGTTTCTCAGTCAAACATTGCATCACAAATAAAGGTTGCACAAGCAAGAAATGCTGTGCCTGGAACAAGTATTTCATTGGCAAAACCATCCACTTCTGCTGGTATGTCTTCCGAATCGGAGGTACAAGCTCGCACTAGTTCAAGTGTTGCACATGTTCCCCCTCAGTCTGTACGCATTCCATCTCAGTCTGCACCTGCACCCTCCCAGTCAACTGCTCCTATCACATCTCCGTCATCGTGCTCTAGTACCGTTAAAGCCGCCTCTTCTACGGTGCCTGTATTGCCTGAGAAGGACAAACCCGTTACCCCTGTGGTTAACAAAGTTCCAATAAAGCAAGAAGTTAATACTACAGATGAATTGCGAAATTCAAAGCCTAGCCCGGCACCAAAAGAGATGGTTCAAAATGATGAGAAATCAACTCAAGACAAGAGCATGAATATTCCCGTTAAAGAGAGGGTTACTTCTCTTGTGGGAAGTACAAGAAAGGAGGAAGTAGCAGAAGATAAAGCAGTGCCAAAAAATCAAGTCAAGTCTGAAGATGATGGAAACAAGGGGAGCCATGATTTAGATAAAGAAAAGAGCAAAATTTCAATTAATGGAAGATCTCAGGATCAAAAGATGGATGAGAAGCAAGAAAATTTGCAGAACTAG